Proteins encoded within one genomic window of Granulicella pectinivorans:
- the pheT gene encoding phenylalanine--tRNA ligase subunit beta yields the protein MKILTHWLRTLLPTLAVDDRQLADDLTLRGIAVEGVHDLPGGHLFEMDITTNRVDAMNHYGIAREAATIYNLALPAFDTTLPFVAVEAPPFPVRIEAKDLCGRFTAQVLRNVTIASSTGQIAEYFSLLGQKQISNAVDASNFVLLGMGHPTHAFDLDKIEGGIVVRLAREGETIKLLDGTMRTLKSDDLVVADEMKALALAGVMGGWDSMITPETKNILVEAAWFDQASIRRSSRRHGLHTDASHRFERGADFNACPVANTLVAQLILSAGGYAEGELIDIVVPEIAAKTAERARIALSVRQVQRHLGTTLAAEGITREIVEQYLESLGCAMEATSEDAFAVKLPSWRLDLEREIDLVEEVCRVYGYNRFANTLPTPLPVVAHPLGAKEAAVRARLLALGFSESISSTFASEGDAALFAGGIGSIAMENPLSEEAKLLRPSLVPGMVTMLAHNLNRDVREVKLFEQGQVFTGSTDSVVETPALTLGLTTVAVDSPSRTYTAADAPFFALKGAVESLLSLFATPSVTYTAEGLPAWLESGRAASVSITGSPVAVFGQLAGAESAKRKLRQPVYVAEIDLARLYAMDLKHVTAKDLSRYQAVERDFSFVFPDAVVWASIASAIEGLGIAEMQSLKPIEVWRDEKKYPGVYSQLLRVVFQSNDRTLTETELTTASVRIIEALTALGGTLRAS from the coding sequence ATGAAGATTCTTACCCACTGGCTCCGTACCCTGCTTCCCACCCTTGCGGTCGATGACCGGCAGCTTGCCGACGACCTTACACTGCGCGGCATTGCCGTCGAAGGCGTTCACGACCTGCCCGGTGGGCACCTGTTCGAGATGGACATTACCACCAACCGCGTGGATGCCATGAACCATTACGGCATCGCACGGGAGGCGGCGACGATCTACAACCTGGCGCTGCCTGCCTTCGACACGACGCTGCCCTTTGTAGCGGTGGAGGCCCCGCCGTTTCCGGTGCGTATTGAGGCGAAAGACCTTTGCGGGCGGTTTACAGCGCAGGTGCTGCGCAATGTAACGATCGCCTCCTCAACGGGGCAGATTGCGGAGTACTTCTCGTTGCTGGGGCAGAAGCAGATCTCGAACGCGGTGGACGCTTCGAACTTCGTGCTGCTCGGCATGGGGCATCCGACGCATGCGTTCGATCTGGACAAGATCGAGGGCGGGATCGTCGTGCGTCTGGCGCGCGAGGGCGAGACGATCAAGCTGCTGGACGGCACGATGCGGACGCTGAAGTCGGACGATCTTGTGGTAGCCGACGAGATGAAGGCGCTGGCGCTCGCGGGTGTCATGGGCGGTTGGGATTCGATGATTACGCCGGAGACGAAGAACATTCTCGTCGAGGCAGCGTGGTTCGATCAGGCGAGCATACGGCGTAGCTCGCGGCGGCATGGTCTGCACACGGATGCGTCGCACCGGTTCGAGCGGGGCGCGGACTTCAATGCGTGTCCCGTGGCGAATACGCTGGTGGCACAACTGATTCTGTCGGCGGGCGGTTATGCCGAAGGGGAGTTGATCGATATCGTTGTGCCCGAGATCGCGGCGAAGACGGCGGAGCGGGCCAGGATCGCGCTCTCGGTCCGGCAGGTACAGAGGCATCTGGGAACAACGCTTGCTGCGGAAGGAATTACGCGGGAGATCGTGGAGCAGTACCTGGAGAGCCTGGGTTGTGCGATGGAAGCGACCTCCGAGGATGCGTTCGCGGTAAAGCTGCCGAGCTGGCGTCTGGATCTGGAGCGGGAGATCGATCTCGTCGAAGAGGTGTGCCGCGTGTATGGGTATAACCGCTTCGCCAATACGCTGCCGACGCCTTTGCCGGTGGTGGCGCATCCTCTGGGGGCGAAAGAGGCAGCGGTGCGGGCACGTTTGCTGGCGCTGGGGTTCTCGGAGTCGATCTCGAGCACCTTTGCGAGTGAGGGCGACGCGGCTCTGTTTGCGGGGGGTATTGGCTCCATCGCGATGGAGAATCCTCTGTCCGAAGAGGCGAAGCTGCTCCGACCCTCGCTGGTGCCCGGCATGGTGACGATGCTCGCGCATAACCTGAATCGCGACGTGCGCGAGGTCAAGCTGTTCGAGCAGGGGCAGGTGTTCACGGGATCGACGGACAGCGTCGTTGAGACGCCGGCGCTCACGCTGGGGCTGACGACGGTTGCAGTGGATTCGCCGTCGCGGACGTACACAGCTGCGGATGCTCCTTTCTTCGCGCTGAAGGGAGCCGTGGAGTCGCTGCTCTCCCTATTTGCGACGCCTTCGGTGACGTATACGGCGGAGGGGTTGCCTGCATGGCTGGAGAGTGGCCGGGCTGCCTCTGTTTCGATTACCGGTTCGCCGGTTGCTGTCTTCGGGCAACTCGCGGGTGCTGAGTCTGCAAAAAGGAAGCTGCGCCAGCCGGTATATGTGGCGGAGATCGATCTGGCTCGTCTATACGCGATGGATCTGAAGCATGTGACGGCAAAAGATCTGTCGCGCTACCAGGCGGTGGAGCGTGACTTCTCGTTTGTGTTTCCGGATGCGGTGGTCTGGGCTTCGATCGCGAGCGCGATTGAGGGCCTGGGCATTGCGGAGATGCAGAGCCTCAAGCCTATCGAAGTCTGGCGGGATGAGAAGAAGTATCCGGGAGTTTATTCGCAGTTGCTGCGGGTGGTGTTCCAGTCGAACGACCGGACGCTGACCGAGACGGAGCTGACCACAGCTTCGGTGCGGATCATCGAGGCTTTGACAGCACTCGGCGGTACACTGCGGGCGTCGTAG
- a CDS encoding ATP-binding protein: protein MPASVDKVEKPLMGLGATTMQNALLNLTMLGFLFLLFATMWRGRKGRRLRLWSFAWLLLLLHGALALWQPAGHMVLVWMHILHLVLLVLAATVFLVSFLEGPVGRRLGTRIGLGVAVPWVTASVVVMLMPHATLVIVACVLAGQGLAVREARRIVGRARRMGILVVCGGMTVLMLISAHRHPARIPEMAIAEILLADAILLWTSVRRDGRVSRGRTPGAVAASAGLAVWAALFPAAIFFGELMPRLVLTPMFWNLPQFFVGFGMLMILHEDDTTRERELSETYRLLFDRHPLPMWVFHAETLKFLTVNDAAVAHYGYTREQFAAMTILDIRPKEDLGRLERELEMQSRALKHTAGWRHVLGDGRVIEVDIFSHSITFERQPARIVVAMDVTSRNAAEEKLRQAYKLESLGQLTGGVAHDFNNILAIILGNLELIEQRQMLDPQGEHLVRQALASVNRGAELTRRLLAYAMQQPLEPRNVAIPRLLEDAVRFMQSSLGPMIEVKVVCDPLLWNAQIDPGQLENSLLSLAVNARDAMGESGELRIQCRNLKLDDAVAGLLGEVSAGEYVVISMSDNGAGMPDEVILRATEPFFTTKPVGKGTGLGLSMVYGFLKQSGGHMQIESRLGVGTRVSMYLPRSEHGERRGVPRVASWPVDGLPGGEERILVVEDEHAIRAVLVHLLRSLGYGVLEAEDGPGALAHLERSEGVDLLLTDVVLPNGISGGALAADAKALRPEIKVLFSSGYTRNALIRDRRLEEGVHLLTKPFRLAELANTVRRVLDLG, encoded by the coding sequence ATGCCCGCGTCGGTCGATAAGGTCGAAAAGCCCCTGATGGGTCTTGGAGCGACGACGATGCAGAACGCTCTGCTGAATTTGACGATGCTTGGGTTTCTGTTTCTTCTGTTCGCCACGATGTGGCGCGGACGGAAGGGCAGGCGGCTGCGTCTCTGGAGCTTTGCGTGGCTTCTGCTTCTGCTTCATGGGGCGCTTGCGCTTTGGCAGCCTGCGGGGCACATGGTGCTGGTGTGGATGCACATCCTTCATCTTGTGCTTCTGGTGCTGGCCGCGACGGTCTTCCTGGTCTCGTTTCTGGAAGGGCCGGTGGGGCGGCGGCTGGGGACCAGGATTGGGTTAGGAGTTGCGGTCCCCTGGGTGACGGCCTCGGTAGTGGTGATGCTGATGCCACACGCGACGCTGGTGATTGTGGCGTGTGTGCTGGCGGGGCAGGGGCTTGCCGTTCGGGAGGCTCGGCGGATCGTGGGGCGGGCGCGCCGTATGGGGATTCTGGTGGTGTGTGGGGGGATGACGGTGCTCATGCTGATCTCCGCGCATCGTCATCCGGCGCGTATTCCGGAGATGGCAATCGCCGAGATTCTGCTCGCCGATGCGATTCTGCTGTGGACGAGCGTGCGACGGGATGGGCGGGTGTCGCGCGGCAGGACTCCCGGGGCGGTGGCGGCCTCGGCTGGGCTGGCGGTCTGGGCGGCGTTGTTTCCTGCGGCGATCTTCTTTGGGGAGCTGATGCCGCGGCTTGTGCTGACGCCGATGTTCTGGAATCTGCCGCAGTTCTTCGTAGGCTTCGGGATGCTGATGATTCTGCACGAGGACGACACGACCCGGGAGCGGGAGCTGAGTGAGACGTACCGGCTTCTGTTCGACCGGCATCCTCTGCCGATGTGGGTGTTTCATGCGGAGACGCTCAAGTTTCTGACGGTGAACGATGCGGCAGTGGCGCACTACGGCTATACGCGGGAGCAGTTCGCGGCGATGACGATTCTGGATATCCGGCCGAAGGAGGATCTAGGGAGGCTGGAACGGGAGCTGGAGATGCAGTCGCGCGCCCTGAAGCATACGGCGGGTTGGAGGCATGTGCTGGGGGATGGGCGGGTGATCGAGGTGGATATCTTTAGCCACTCGATTACGTTTGAGCGGCAGCCAGCGCGGATTGTGGTTGCAATGGATGTGACGAGCCGGAATGCGGCGGAGGAGAAGCTGCGGCAGGCCTATAAGCTGGAGTCTCTGGGGCAGCTTACCGGTGGCGTGGCGCATGACTTCAACAACATTCTGGCGATCATTCTGGGCAATCTGGAACTGATTGAGCAGAGACAGATGCTCGATCCTCAGGGCGAGCATCTGGTACGGCAGGCGCTTGCGTCGGTGAATCGCGGGGCGGAGCTGACGCGGAGGCTTCTGGCGTATGCGATGCAGCAGCCGCTGGAGCCCAGGAATGTGGCGATTCCGAGGCTGCTGGAGGACGCAGTGCGGTTCATGCAGAGCAGCCTGGGACCGATGATCGAGGTGAAGGTGGTGTGTGATCCTCTGCTGTGGAACGCGCAGATCGATCCGGGCCAGTTGGAGAACTCGCTGCTGAGCCTGGCGGTGAACGCGCGGGATGCGATGGGCGAGAGCGGAGAGCTGAGGATTCAGTGCCGGAACCTGAAGCTGGATGATGCGGTTGCGGGGCTGCTCGGCGAGGTGAGCGCGGGGGAGTACGTCGTGATCTCCATGTCGGACAACGGAGCGGGTATGCCGGATGAGGTGATTCTTCGGGCGACGGAGCCTTTCTTTACGACCAAGCCGGTGGGCAAGGGGACAGGGCTTGGGCTAAGCATGGTGTACGGATTTTTAAAGCAATCGGGCGGACACATGCAGATTGAGAGCCGGCTGGGTGTGGGAACAAGGGTGTCGATGTATCTGCCGCGATCGGAACATGGGGAAAGGAGAGGAGTGCCGCGGGTGGCGAGTTGGCCGGTGGATGGACTGCCGGGAGGCGAGGAGAGGATCCTGGTGGTCGAGGATGAGCACGCAATTCGCGCAGTGCTGGTGCATCTGCTGCGTTCGCTGGGATATGGAGTGCTGGAGGCGGAGGATGGACCGGGGGCGCTGGCGCATCTGGAGAGGTCGGAGGGGGTTGATCTCTTGCTGACGGACGTGGTGTTGCCGAACGGGATCAGCGGAGGGGCGCTGGCGGCGGACGCGAAGGCGCTGCGACCGGAGATTAAGGTGCTGTTCTCGTCGGGGTATACGCGGAACGCGCTCATTCGGGACCGGCGGCTCGAGGAAGGGGTACATCTCTTGACCAAGCCATTTCGCCTCGCGGAGCTGGCGAATACGGTTAGGCGGGTTCTGGATCTCGGGTAG
- a CDS encoding catalase family peroxidase: MPLPSDEKILALSNDLIAQFQQIFGAYPGVRPAHAKGVMLTGTFTPTAAAAGLSKAPHFAAETPVTARFSNSTGLPLIPDNDPNSNPKGLAVRFNLGEHVHTDIVAHSTDGFPTRTGQEFLDFLRAVAASAPGTPSPTPIEQFLGGHPAALAFVQAPKPFPVSFGTDTYFGVTAMQFTNADGKIQFGRYRILPVAGNEYLDDEAAKAKGADYLVDEIGTRVASGPVTLKVYAQLAAAGDVVDDATIHWPEDRELRELGTISLTAMVADTPGEQKHIIFDPIPRVEGIEPSEDPLLELRAAVYLISGRKRRSA, encoded by the coding sequence ATGCCACTCCCCAGCGACGAAAAAATCCTTGCCCTTTCGAATGACCTGATCGCCCAGTTTCAGCAGATCTTCGGAGCTTATCCCGGGGTTCGGCCTGCTCATGCCAAGGGCGTGATGCTGACGGGTACGTTTACCCCCACGGCTGCTGCGGCCGGGCTGAGCAAGGCTCCACACTTTGCGGCGGAGACGCCGGTCACGGCGCGGTTCTCGAACTCGACAGGCCTTCCGTTGATTCCGGATAACGATCCAAACTCCAACCCCAAGGGGCTGGCAGTGCGCTTCAACCTGGGGGAGCATGTACACACCGATATCGTGGCGCACTCAACCGATGGGTTTCCGACGCGGACGGGGCAGGAGTTTCTGGACTTCCTGCGGGCGGTAGCTGCCTCGGCTCCGGGAACACCTTCCCCTACGCCGATCGAGCAGTTCCTCGGCGGTCATCCGGCGGCGCTGGCGTTTGTGCAGGCTCCGAAGCCGTTTCCGGTGAGCTTTGGGACGGATACGTACTTTGGCGTGACGGCGATGCAGTTCACGAACGCCGACGGCAAGATTCAGTTCGGACGGTACCGGATTCTGCCGGTGGCAGGGAACGAGTACCTCGACGACGAGGCAGCCAAGGCCAAGGGTGCAGACTACCTGGTCGACGAGATTGGGACGCGCGTGGCATCGGGTCCGGTCACGCTGAAGGTATATGCGCAGTTGGCAGCCGCAGGCGACGTGGTGGACGACGCGACGATTCACTGGCCGGAGGATCGTGAGTTGCGGGAGCTGGGAACGATCTCGTTGACGGCGATGGTTGCGGATACCCCGGGTGAGCAGAAGCACATCATCTTCGATCCGATTCCGCGGGTGGAAGGAATCGAGCCTTCGGAGGATCCTCTGCTGGAGCTGCGGGCGGCGGTGTATCTCATCAGCGGGCGGAAGCGGCGTTCGGCGTGA
- the pheS gene encoding phenylalanine--tRNA ligase subunit alpha produces MSDPIPALSDYSAASLVTFFGNLTSAFEADLRAVTTKDELEALRVKWMGRKQGLMNEIGEVLKAAPAEARRDVGMQFNTFKKSVDAGLAAELKTETAAPVVRGIDMTLPGTAHQPGIEHPLLKTMHEIVRVFHHLGFSTETGPQVESDFYNFEALNFPPNHPARDTQDTLVIAAQQGRPSRDRLLMRTHTSPVQIRTMVAQQPPLRIVIPGKVHRNDAADATHSPIFHQVEGLCVDTNITFSDLKGTLDHAMKALFGSSVKTRFFPSFFPFTEPSADVQISCPFCAGKGCRKCKHSGWIELLGCGMVDPAVFASVDERRLAEGKAAAYDPAHITGFAFGMGVERIAMIQHGISDIGHFYSGDMRFLEQFA; encoded by the coding sequence ATGAGCGACCCAATACCTGCATTGTCCGACTACTCCGCTGCCTCGCTGGTAACCTTCTTTGGCAACCTGACCTCCGCGTTTGAGGCTGACCTTCGCGCTGTCACCACCAAGGATGAGCTTGAGGCTCTCCGGGTGAAGTGGATGGGGCGCAAGCAGGGGCTGATGAACGAGATCGGCGAGGTGCTGAAGGCCGCTCCGGCGGAAGCGCGACGCGATGTCGGGATGCAGTTCAACACATTCAAAAAGAGCGTCGATGCCGGGCTGGCCGCGGAGCTGAAGACGGAAACGGCTGCACCCGTGGTGCGCGGGATCGACATGACGCTGCCAGGTACGGCGCACCAGCCGGGGATCGAGCATCCTCTGCTGAAGACCATGCACGAGATCGTGCGGGTGTTCCATCATCTGGGGTTCTCGACTGAGACCGGGCCGCAGGTGGAGAGCGATTTCTATAACTTCGAGGCGCTGAACTTCCCGCCAAACCATCCGGCGCGCGATACGCAGGACACGCTCGTGATCGCGGCGCAGCAGGGGCGTCCCTCGCGGGACAGGCTGCTGATGCGGACGCATACGTCGCCCGTGCAGATCCGGACGATGGTGGCGCAGCAGCCTCCGCTGCGGATCGTGATCCCGGGCAAGGTGCATCGCAATGATGCGGCCGACGCGACGCATTCGCCGATCTTCCACCAGGTGGAGGGTCTGTGCGTGGATACGAATATTACGTTCTCCGACCTGAAGGGGACGCTGGACCATGCGATGAAGGCGTTGTTCGGCTCGTCGGTGAAGACGCGGTTCTTCCCTTCGTTCTTTCCGTTTACGGAGCCCTCGGCGGATGTGCAGATTTCGTGCCCGTTCTGCGCGGGCAAGGGATGCCGGAAGTGCAAGCATTCCGGATGGATCGAGCTGCTGGGATGCGGCATGGTCGATCCGGCGGTGTTCGCTTCGGTGGACGAGAGGCGCCTCGCGGAGGGTAAGGCGGCGGCATATGATCCGGCTCACATTACCGGGTTTGCGTTTGGTATGGGCGTCGAGCGGATCGCGATGATCCAGCATGGGATCTCGGATATCGGGCACTTCTATTCGGGGGATATGCGGTTCCTAGAGCAGTTTGCCTAG
- the dinB gene encoding DNA polymerase IV, with protein MESLPPARKIVHVDMDAFYASVEQRDDPSLRGRPVVVAWKGRRSVVCAASYEARRFGVRSAMPTITAERMCPEAVFIPPDFARYKAVSRAVREIFSRHTDLIEPLSLDEAYLDVTENKTGLPTATKVAKAIRQAIREELSLTASAGVAPNKFLAKIASDWRKPDGLFVIQPCDFDTFLPPLPVGRIPGVGKVTEARLKQVGIATVGDLRCVGLAALEGHFGRYGQRLHELAQGIDRSPVVPDRPAKSISAEDTFETDILLGEMEELIRKLAEKVWNASRRETRVGRTVVLKLKTSEFNVHTRSMTPLAPPASCEELTAIALALRGRIDLGPGQKFRLVGVGLSNLTHIEPGASPLFEDAALAG; from the coding sequence ATGGAATCTCTGCCGCCCGCGCGCAAGATCGTGCATGTGGATATGGACGCCTTCTATGCTTCGGTGGAGCAGAGAGACGACCCCTCGTTACGGGGCAGGCCGGTGGTGGTGGCCTGGAAGGGGCGGCGGTCCGTGGTGTGCGCGGCTTCGTACGAGGCCAGGCGCTTTGGGGTGAGATCGGCAATGCCGACGATTACGGCGGAACGAATGTGTCCGGAGGCGGTGTTTATCCCTCCGGACTTCGCTCGTTATAAGGCTGTTTCGCGCGCGGTACGGGAGATCTTTTCGCGCCACACGGATCTCATTGAGCCGCTCTCCCTGGATGAGGCCTATCTGGACGTCACGGAGAATAAGACCGGGTTGCCGACCGCGACGAAGGTGGCGAAGGCAATTCGGCAGGCGATTCGCGAGGAGCTCTCGCTGACGGCTTCGGCGGGTGTGGCTCCGAATAAATTTCTGGCCAAGATCGCGTCGGACTGGAGAAAGCCGGATGGGCTGTTTGTGATTCAGCCCTGCGATTTCGATACGTTTCTTCCGCCGTTGCCGGTGGGGAGGATTCCCGGGGTGGGTAAGGTCACGGAGGCGCGGCTGAAGCAGGTGGGGATCGCGACGGTGGGCGATCTGCGATGCGTTGGCCTGGCGGCGCTGGAGGGGCATTTTGGGAGGTACGGACAGCGTCTGCATGAACTGGCGCAGGGAATCGACCGAAGCCCGGTGGTGCCGGACCGGCCTGCCAAGTCTATTTCGGCGGAGGACACCTTTGAGACCGACATTCTGCTGGGAGAGATGGAAGAATTGATCCGCAAACTGGCGGAGAAGGTCTGGAACGCCTCACGGAGGGAGACGCGGGTAGGACGAACCGTGGTGTTGAAGCTGAAGACAAGCGAGTTCAATGTGCACACGCGCAGTATGACGCCTCTGGCTCCGCCGGCGTCGTGCGAAGAACTGACCGCGATCGCGCTGGCGCTGCGGGGGAGGATCGACCTGGGGCCAGGACAGAAGTTCCGGCTGGTGGGGGTTGGGTTGAGCAATTTGACGCACATAGAGCCGGGGGCGTCGCCTTTGTTCGAGGACGCGGCGTTGGCGGGGTAA
- a CDS encoding UbiA family prenyltransferase — MSTIAQPVYTLPNDPLPPGIPLCVDLDGTLVKSDTLLDSVIVLTRQRPAELLKFPKWLTEGKAAFKRHITSTVELDVVHLPYNRHLLQYLEKQKAEGREIYLATGADAPLAQRVADHLGLFAGVLASDGTMNLIGKNKLAAFQDKFGNNFCYIGNAHPDVALLANCLEPMVANPHGSLTSALKSKKIAPSATFTDKASTLKAWLKAIRLHQWAKNTLIFLPLVLAHDHSAALVLAAAIAFLSFGLCASATYIVNDLLDLEADRKHISKRRRPFAAGDLSPLAGAVVIVGFLLASLVLALALPKIIVAISPGEALPRPYQFLQWMGIYLVSTLSYSLYLKRRVLVDVIVLALLYTVRIIAGSAATGVAVSTWLAGFSIFFFLSLAFVKRFAELESLLARNKIPANGRGYHTTDIEQLRSFGTASAYASVVVLTLYISDLAGSAHLYRHSVRLWLLVPILLLWLSQLWLLASRGDLHEDPVVYAITDRKSLALGVLVIGVVLLAL; from the coding sequence ATGAGTACGATCGCACAGCCTGTCTACACGCTTCCGAACGACCCCTTGCCGCCCGGAATACCGCTGTGCGTGGACCTGGATGGCACGCTGGTGAAGTCGGATACGCTGCTGGATTCCGTGATTGTGCTGACGCGCCAGCGTCCGGCGGAGCTGCTGAAGTTTCCGAAGTGGCTGACCGAAGGTAAGGCCGCGTTCAAGCGGCATATCACGTCGACGGTCGAGCTGGATGTGGTGCATCTTCCCTATAACCGGCATCTTTTGCAGTATCTGGAGAAGCAGAAGGCGGAGGGCCGGGAGATCTATCTCGCGACCGGCGCCGACGCTCCGTTGGCCCAGAGGGTGGCCGACCATCTTGGGCTGTTTGCCGGGGTCTTGGCCTCCGATGGGACGATGAATCTGATCGGAAAGAACAAGCTGGCCGCCTTCCAAGATAAATTTGGCAACAATTTTTGCTATATCGGTAATGCGCACCCGGATGTAGCGCTGCTGGCAAACTGCCTGGAGCCGATGGTCGCGAATCCACATGGGAGCCTGACTTCGGCGCTCAAGTCGAAGAAGATTGCCCCGTCGGCGACGTTTACGGACAAGGCAAGCACACTGAAGGCATGGCTGAAAGCGATCCGGCTGCACCAATGGGCGAAGAATACGCTGATCTTTCTGCCCCTGGTGCTGGCGCATGACCACTCGGCGGCGCTTGTACTGGCCGCGGCGATCGCGTTTCTTTCGTTCGGGCTGTGCGCTTCGGCGACGTATATTGTGAACGATCTGCTGGATCTGGAGGCGGACCGGAAGCATATTTCGAAGAGGCGCAGGCCGTTCGCGGCAGGGGATCTATCGCCTCTGGCGGGCGCGGTTGTGATCGTGGGCTTCCTGCTGGCCTCGCTGGTGCTCGCATTGGCCCTGCCGAAGATCATTGTGGCGATCTCCCCCGGAGAGGCGCTTCCCCGGCCCTACCAGTTCCTGCAGTGGATGGGGATCTATCTTGTTTCGACACTGTCGTACTCGCTGTACCTGAAGCGTCGGGTTCTGGTGGACGTGATTGTGCTGGCGCTGCTCTATACGGTGAGAATTATCGCTGGATCGGCGGCGACGGGAGTCGCGGTTTCGACTTGGCTGGCCGGGTTCAGCATCTTCTTCTTCCTGTCGCTGGCTTTCGTGAAGAGGTTCGCAGAGCTGGAGAGCCTGCTGGCGCGGAACAAGATTCCGGCCAATGGACGCGGATACCATACGACGGATATCGAGCAGTTGCGGAGCTTCGGGACGGCCAGCGCCTATGCATCTGTCGTCGTGCTGACGCTGTATATCTCCGATCTGGCTGGGTCGGCGCATCTGTACCGGCACTCCGTGCGACTCTGGCTGCTGGTGCCGATTCTTCTGTTGTGGCTGAGCCAGCTCTGGCTGCTGGCGAGCCGGGGCGACCTGCACGAGGACCCAGTCGTATATGCCATTACAGATAGGAAGTCACTGGCTCTGGGCGTGCTGGTCATTGGAGTAGTTTTGCTGGCCCTGTAA
- a CDS encoding efflux RND transporter periplasmic adaptor subunit, with the protein MPGPTVPSDQPKSHASSSPQYHDPVAALPAPGGSGPGHALPASTGEPEGKKSGPMRKIIIVLVIAAAIGGAIWKIQKNRAETAAAPQPGARGGGAGGGPTPVLVQPVVQRTVPVYLTALGTVTAYNSVTIKSRVDGQLLSVNVREGQAVKQGQLLAQIDPRPYQAAVAQAEGQLTKDKANAANMTAEAARYTALYQAGVISKESQQAQVSNSGQATGSIQADEAAIQAAKVNVVYTRITSPISGIVGLRTVDPGNIVHASDTTGLLLVTQVQPIAVIFTLPEDQLPQVMKLIRGGSKLTVEAYDRSETQHLATGTLLTVDNTIDTTTGTAKVKAVFPNVDNALFPNQFVNVRLVLEQRQDAIVVPSAAVQTATNGNFVYVVREGNPPADPDAPAGASGGKRTHAAASEGGATDASGATAGTSAAGANGRPSGPPHYVTQVPVKVDLTQGSNDILAPGAVQAGDLVVIDGQEKLKPNSRVVPTQNSTRAAGGAPGAGNGGTKGGTNGAPAPTSPSGTRKGLDTGLPDDGVPGRHKQHANGATGSTGRNQ; encoded by the coding sequence ATGCCAGGACCGACCGTGCCGTCTGATCAGCCTAAGTCTCACGCCAGCTCGAGCCCACAGTACCACGACCCCGTTGCGGCACTGCCAGCACCCGGTGGAAGCGGACCCGGCCACGCCCTGCCCGCCTCCACAGGCGAGCCCGAGGGTAAGAAGTCCGGCCCGATGCGCAAGATCATCATCGTCCTCGTCATCGCCGCCGCGATCGGCGGGGCCATCTGGAAGATCCAGAAGAATCGCGCGGAGACCGCTGCTGCGCCGCAGCCCGGCGCTCGCGGTGGCGGAGCCGGCGGTGGTCCTACGCCCGTGCTCGTCCAGCCAGTCGTCCAGCGCACCGTACCCGTCTACCTCACCGCACTCGGAACCGTAACGGCCTACAACTCCGTCACCATCAAGAGCCGCGTTGACGGCCAGCTCCTCTCCGTCAATGTCCGTGAAGGACAGGCCGTCAAGCAGGGACAGCTCCTCGCCCAGATCGACCCCCGCCCCTACCAGGCCGCCGTCGCCCAGGCAGAAGGCCAGCTCACCAAAGACAAGGCCAACGCCGCTAACATGACCGCCGAAGCCGCGCGCTACACCGCCCTGTACCAGGCCGGCGTCATCTCCAAGGAGAGCCAGCAGGCCCAGGTCTCGAACTCCGGACAGGCCACCGGATCCATCCAGGCCGACGAAGCCGCTATCCAGGCCGCCAAGGTCAACGTTGTCTACACCCGCATCACCTCACCCATCTCGGGCATCGTCGGCCTGCGTACGGTCGATCCGGGCAACATCGTGCATGCCTCCGACACGACAGGCCTGCTGCTCGTGACTCAGGTCCAGCCCATTGCCGTCATCTTTACCTTGCCCGAAGATCAGCTCCCACAGGTCATGAAGCTCATCCGCGGCGGCTCCAAGCTCACGGTCGAAGCGTATGACCGCTCCGAGACCCAACACCTCGCCACCGGTACCCTCCTCACCGTCGACAACACGATCGACACCACCACTGGCACCGCCAAGGTCAAGGCCGTCTTCCCCAACGTCGACAATGCCCTCTTCCCCAACCAGTTCGTGAACGTCCGTCTCGTCCTCGAGCAGCGCCAGGACGCCATCGTCGTCCCCTCCGCCGCGGTACAGACCGCGACCAACGGCAACTTCGTCTACGTCGTCCGCGAGGGCAATCCACCTGCCGATCCGGACGCCCCAGCCGGGGCATCCGGCGGCAAACGCACCCATGCCGCAGCGTCCGAAGGCGGGGCCACCGACGCAAGCGGTGCCACAGCAGGAACCAGCGCAGCGGGAGCAAACGGCCGTCCTTCCGGTCCTCCGCACTACGTCACCCAGGTTCCCGTCAAGGTCGATCTGACCCAGGGCTCGAACGACATCCTTGCACCCGGTGCTGTCCAAGCCGGCGACCTTGTCGTCATCGACGGCCAGGAGAAGCTGAAGCCCAACAGCCGCGTCGTCCCCACCCAGAACTCCACCCGCGCCGCCGGCGGTGCACCTGGTGCCGGCAACGGTGGCACCAAGGGAGGAACCAACGGCGCACCGGCACCCACCTCGCCCTCCGGCACCAGGAAGGGGCTCGACACCGGACTTCCCGACGACGGGGTTCCAGGCAGACATAAGCAACATGCAAACGGAGCCACCGGCTCGACAGGACGGAACCAATGA